A stretch of the Candidatus Jettenia sp. AMX2 genome encodes the following:
- the wrbA gene encoding NAD(P)H:quinone oxidoreductase — MKVLIVYYSTYGNVYKMTKLVAEGVKEVEGAEPLIRKVPELIPQSVIEPREDMRAGRNMQKDVPLVTLDDFKEAGAIAFGTPTRFGNVSSQLKNQIDQLSPLWLAGELEGKPAGVFTSTGSIHGGQETTILTLAAPLIHLGMIIVGVPYSVKELFLTTGGGSPYGPGHVAGQDNKREIDQQEAVICRVLGRRLAQIGLLLQRK, encoded by the coding sequence ATGAAAGTATTAATCGTTTATTACAGTACCTATGGTAATGTTTACAAAATGACAAAGCTTGTAGCGGAAGGGGTTAAAGAAGTTGAAGGGGCAGAACCACTGATCCGCAAGGTTCCGGAACTGATACCTCAATCGGTTATCGAGCCACGCGAAGATATGAGAGCGGGGAGGAATATGCAGAAAGACGTTCCCCTTGTTACCCTGGATGACTTTAAGGAAGCAGGGGCTATTGCTTTTGGCACACCGACAAGATTCGGGAATGTTTCTTCACAATTGAAAAACCAGATCGATCAACTTTCACCGCTATGGCTCGCAGGGGAATTGGAGGGCAAGCCGGCAGGCGTCTTTACCTCTACAGGAAGCATTCACGGAGGACAGGAAACCACCATACTTACCCTGGCAGCGCCCTTAATCCATCTTGGTATGATTATCGTTGGGGTACCTTACTCTGTTAAGGAGCTTTTCTTAACCACTGGCGGAGGCTCTCCTTACGGACCAGGCCACGTTGCAGGACAGGATAATAAGCGTGAAATAGATCAGCAGGAAGCGGTAATTTGCCGCGTTCTTGGCCGTCGCCTCGCTCAGATCGGGCTTTTACTTCAGAGGAAATAA
- a CDS encoding radical SAM protein: MNILIIITNRHKNPVPVIPIGACLVAEAARHAGYHVQVIDLMFKKNPLQALESELTRVNWDVVGLSVRNIDNNDMQNPVTFIRDLIPIVEIIRNKTRAALVLGGSAVSVMPEELLRYTKADWAVLGDGEIVFPQLLAMLSQREIPDKVSGIAWLEDGIFRKNTAYVERFLDGYMVPDFYRWIDVRAYLSRLSTIPVQTKLGCHFKCIYCTYRKIEGHDYRLCDSRVVVDAVKYLASQGFRDIEFVDNVFNSPYDHAVAICKGLAEIKSDIRLQSLELNPLFIDDNLLTVMERAGFTGIGITAESASDVVLEGLNKGFTSKNIYHAACTIQRHKLPCLWIFMIGGPRETKETVRETLLFAEQYIRPEDTAFFNTGIRIYPGTELEHIARKEGVLSVPSEEMLEPAFYLSPALDRDWLSNTMRHALSTHMNFIDSGSLGLSFLPAINRLGYRLGVRPPLWRYTRSIRRLLKSLGIPA, translated from the coding sequence ATGAATATTCTTATCATTATTACAAATCGTCATAAGAACCCCGTACCGGTTATCCCTATCGGCGCCTGCCTCGTTGCAGAAGCAGCCAGACATGCCGGCTATCATGTTCAGGTCATTGACCTGATGTTTAAAAAAAACCCTTTACAAGCGCTGGAATCCGAACTAACTAGGGTTAACTGGGATGTAGTCGGTCTCTCTGTCCGCAACATTGATAATAATGACATGCAAAATCCGGTAACATTTATCAGGGATCTGATACCGATAGTGGAAATTATCCGCAACAAAACACGGGCGGCTCTTGTTCTTGGGGGTTCAGCAGTTTCTGTAATGCCGGAGGAATTACTTCGTTATACAAAAGCGGATTGGGCGGTACTGGGTGACGGGGAAATTGTTTTCCCGCAATTATTGGCAATGCTTTCCCAGAGAGAAATACCTGATAAAGTTTCCGGGATTGCATGGCTGGAAGACGGCATATTCAGAAAGAACACGGCGTACGTGGAACGTTTTCTGGATGGATATATGGTTCCTGATTTCTATCGATGGATTGATGTCCGTGCATACCTGTCCAGGTTATCTACTATTCCTGTCCAGACAAAACTCGGATGTCATTTTAAATGTATCTACTGCACTTACAGAAAGATCGAAGGACACGATTATCGTTTGTGCGATTCCCGGGTCGTAGTTGATGCTGTCAAATATCTTGCTTCCCAGGGATTCCGTGATATAGAATTCGTTGATAATGTATTTAATTCTCCTTATGATCATGCCGTGGCCATATGCAAAGGGCTTGCTGAAATCAAATCTGATATTCGTCTCCAAAGCCTGGAACTGAATCCGCTATTTATAGATGACAACCTTCTCACCGTGATGGAGAGAGCCGGTTTTACCGGTATCGGTATCACCGCAGAAAGTGCGTCTGATGTTGTTCTGGAAGGACTTAACAAGGGTTTTACCTCAAAAAATATTTACCATGCGGCTTGCACAATACAACGCCACAAATTGCCTTGCCTTTGGATCTTCATGATCGGAGGTCCCCGTGAAACAAAGGAAACGGTTCGGGAAACCCTGCTGTTTGCAGAACAATACATACGCCCGGAAGATACTGCTTTTTTTAATACAGGGATACGCATATATCCGGGTACCGAACTTGAACATATTGCACGGAAAGAAGGTGTTCTGTCAGTCCCTTCAGAAGAAATGCTCGAGCCGGCATTTTACCTGTCTCCGGCCCTTGACCGGGATTGGTTGTCAAATACCATGCGGCATGCCCTGTCAACCCATATGAACTTTATTGATTCAGGCTCCCTTGGTTTGTCATTTCTCCCGGCAATCAACCGTCTTGGTTACAGGCTTGGTGTCCGGCCTCCGCTGTGGAGATATACACGCTCCATCCGGCGTTTACTCAAATCGTTAGGAATACCAGCATGA
- a CDS encoding 3-oxoacyl-[acyl-carrier-protein] synthase III C-terminal domain-containing protein: protein MKKPIDKTGTSGSLNEDVYIASIAITTPPYTVDQPRAEAFLIKHYAKKLSPERLAIMHRMFSHPGIARRHLAVDDLEQLVNEHPDDRIARFTNRAVDLSSEAINDALAQVDLPVDAISGLVVNTCTGYICPGISTYLIEKLGISHQIQAYDLVGSGCGGAIPNLQMCRNMANKTAAGVIMSVSVEICSATFQMDDDLSLIVSNAIFADGASAALIWQRPVGLGLTLIDSVSRFDPKYRDDIRYIYKNGKLYNQISVLIPKIAGKLVAKVISDLFKPRGLRIEDIRYWVFHPGGTKVINAIRDEVGLSEKHFQATRKILANFGNMSSPTVWFVLKEILNEGTTPGDWCVMVSFGAGMSAHAFLLKT, encoded by the coding sequence ATGAAAAAACCCATCGATAAAACAGGAACCTCGGGGTCGTTAAACGAAGATGTGTATATAGCATCTATTGCAATTACTACGCCGCCATACACTGTCGACCAGCCCCGGGCAGAAGCATTTCTGATAAAACATTATGCAAAAAAGCTAAGCCCTGAAAGACTAGCAATTATGCATAGAATGTTTTCTCATCCGGGCATAGCACGCCGGCACCTTGCAGTTGATGATCTGGAACAGCTTGTTAATGAGCATCCTGACGACCGCATAGCTCGCTTTACAAACAGGGCAGTTGATCTCTCTTCCGAAGCAATTAATGATGCCCTGGCACAGGTTGATTTACCGGTTGATGCTATTTCAGGACTAGTGGTTAATACCTGTACGGGATATATTTGCCCCGGCATATCGACGTATCTTATAGAAAAGTTGGGAATCTCTCATCAGATACAGGCTTATGACCTGGTTGGCAGCGGTTGCGGAGGGGCAATTCCCAATTTACAAATGTGCAGGAATATGGCTAACAAAACTGCGGCAGGTGTAATAATGAGTGTCTCTGTTGAGATATGCAGCGCCACATTTCAAATGGACGATGATTTGAGTCTGATAGTCTCAAATGCAATCTTTGCAGACGGTGCATCGGCAGCCTTGATCTGGCAGCGTCCTGTGGGATTAGGATTAACCCTTATTGATTCGGTCAGTCGTTTTGACCCCAAATACCGTGATGATATACGCTATATTTATAAGAACGGAAAACTGTATAATCAAATCTCTGTTTTGATACCAAAGATAGCCGGTAAGCTGGTTGCCAAAGTAATATCGGATCTGTTTAAACCCAGAGGATTACGGATAGAAGATATAAGATACTGGGTTTTTCATCCGGGAGGAACAAAGGTTATTAATGCGATAAGGGATGAGGTTGGGCTCTCTGAAAAACATTTCCAGGCAACACGCAAGATACTGGCTAACTTCGGTAATATGTCTTCACCAACCGTATGGTTTGTTTTGAAAGAGATACTAAATGAGGGAACTACACCAGGAGATTGGTGTGTCATGGTGTCCTTTGGTGCCGGCATGTCTGCACATGCGTTCCTTTTGAAAACATAA
- a CDS encoding cytochrome c has translation MKKRLLLKYSFAVIAGILICTGKGSINASDTIESFHKEELSPTRAVMQIISSKTSRMLDAIITGDYDTVTNESRLIAESTGNVLKSFFPESGNVGEWFKETGKDPGKPEDIAAVKKDFEKYLKVVAEASKNIAETAKSQNIVETYKSFDAMLRNACFGCHEAFRAKWPEWPEWMRITGG, from the coding sequence ATGAAAAAGCGTCTTTTATTAAAGTATTCTTTTGCTGTAATAGCGGGAATACTGATCTGTACGGGAAAGGGCAGCATAAATGCAAGTGATACTATTGAATCTTTTCATAAAGAAGAACTTTCTCCCACCCGTGCAGTAATGCAGATAATAAGTTCTAAAACATCAAGGATGCTTGATGCTATCATAACCGGCGATTACGATACGGTAACCAATGAATCCCGGTTAATTGCGGAAAGTACCGGGAATGTATTAAAAAGTTTCTTTCCGGAGAGCGGGAACGTTGGTGAATGGTTCAAAGAAACAGGCAAGGACCCGGGAAAGCCGGAAGATATCGCAGCAGTAAAAAAAGACTTTGAAAAATATTTAAAAGTGGTTGCCGAAGCATCAAAGAATATTGCTGAAACGGCTAAGAGCCAAAATATTGTTGAAACCTATAAAAGTTTTGATGCGATGCTGCGCAATGCATGTTTTGGCTGCCATGAGGCCTTCCGGGCAAAATGGCCCGAATGGCCAGAATGGATGCGTATAACCGGAGGTTAA
- a CDS encoding DUF1858 domain-containing protein, whose protein sequence is MEINRNTIIKDLIESHPETIAVFRKYNLVIAGGVRGPNEPIAFFAKAHEVDYETLVKELNEAIANGGGEHIEIPKLEEDKVYEVFAKTAIIITLTVGVTFGTLILSYIALKSNFDAIYYALIQAHGHAQLYGWLGLFVMGFALYIIPRVKNAEIRHKNLVTACYGLITAGIILRTITQPFPFEPFKFIRFLLPASAVFEATSIGLFTFIILQTIRSSKEKIGIFDKFFKAGIMWLVVAALINLGMIFYINIHSLYEIPRAIFSPYVHLYLFGFVFMFIFAVNIRTVYAFLDTKPVREEAVDTAFWVLNLSLPIYFISQIFADKNIIALWCSQIIALPMAFAIFSFIWGLRVFERSTKELDDVVMDRSYAKTIRTAYIWLMVSTMILASMSFLEHGTEIQKFFHGSLNHAVTVGFVTMMIIGYASKMVPTFKGVNMYSLRLSNTTFVLINVGCFMRVFSQIMVGITGGNPLFYAAAGTSGWFELAALGIFGYNLWRTMNLTQEVKPTAILRQANITKDTKVSDVVDQHPETLKVFLDFGFTQMANPVMRKTMGKVASIEMATKMHNIDLDKFLKILNDTISAKS, encoded by the coding sequence ATGGAAATAAACAGAAATACGATAATAAAGGACCTTATTGAGTCTCATCCTGAAACAATAGCAGTATTCAGGAAATATAATCTTGTTATCGCAGGAGGTGTCCGTGGACCTAATGAGCCGATTGCCTTTTTTGCGAAGGCTCACGAGGTTGATTACGAAACCCTTGTTAAAGAATTGAACGAGGCTATTGCGAATGGCGGTGGGGAACATATCGAAATACCAAAGCTTGAAGAAGATAAGGTTTATGAGGTTTTTGCCAAAACAGCAATTATTATAACACTTACCGTTGGTGTGACTTTTGGCACCCTTATTCTTAGCTATATTGCCCTTAAATCAAATTTTGATGCAATATATTATGCCCTCATCCAGGCTCATGGTCATGCACAACTTTACGGATGGCTTGGCCTTTTTGTTATGGGATTCGCTCTATATATTATTCCAAGAGTAAAAAATGCCGAGATCAGGCATAAAAATCTAGTGACCGCTTGTTACGGGCTTATAACTGCCGGCATTATCTTAAGAACAATCACGCAACCTTTTCCTTTTGAACCCTTTAAGTTCATCAGATTCTTACTTCCTGCCTCTGCTGTTTTTGAAGCTACATCAATTGGTTTGTTTACGTTTATCATTTTACAAACTATCCGGTCAAGCAAAGAAAAGATTGGTATCTTTGATAAGTTTTTCAAAGCAGGAATTATGTGGCTTGTAGTTGCAGCCCTAATCAATTTAGGGATGATATTTTATATAAATATCCATTCTCTTTATGAGATTCCACGGGCCATTTTCAGCCCTTATGTTCATCTTTACCTTTTTGGTTTTGTATTTATGTTTATTTTTGCCGTTAACATAAGGACGGTATATGCATTTCTCGATACGAAACCTGTCAGAGAAGAAGCAGTTGATACGGCTTTTTGGGTCTTAAATTTATCCCTTCCGATCTATTTTATTTCGCAGATATTTGCCGATAAAAATATCATAGCGCTTTGGTGTTCACAAATTATTGCTCTTCCTATGGCATTTGCGATTTTTTCATTTATCTGGGGTCTTCGGGTCTTTGAAAGATCCACAAAAGAACTCGATGATGTTGTCATGGACAGAAGCTATGCAAAAACGATCCGTACCGCATATATCTGGCTTATGGTTAGTACAATGATACTCGCTTCCATGTCCTTTTTGGAACATGGCACAGAGATACAAAAATTCTTCCACGGCTCTTTAAATCATGCTGTTACCGTAGGTTTTGTAACTATGATGATTATTGGCTATGCCTCTAAAATGGTACCGACTTTTAAGGGTGTCAATATGTATAGTTTAAGACTATCAAACACAACCTTTGTCCTAATAAATGTTGGTTGTTTTATGAGGGTGTTTTCACAAATTATGGTTGGTATTACTGGTGGAAACCCCTTATTTTATGCAGCAGCCGGGACATCAGGATGGTTTGAACTGGCAGCATTGGGTATTTTTGGATATAACTTGTGGAGAACGATGAATTTAACCCAGGAGGTTAAACCAACTGCAATCCTGAGGCAGGCCAATATTACAAAAGATACAAAAGTATCCGACGTTGTAGATCAACATCCGGAGACACTTAAGGTTTTTCTTGACTTTGGTTTCACACAGATGGCAAACCCTGTCATGAGAAAAACCATGGGCAAGGTTGCAAGCATTGAGATGGCGACAAAGATGCACAATATAGATCTTGATAAATTTCTCAAAATCCTTAATGATACCATTAGCGCAAAAAGTTAA